In Ostrea edulis chromosome 4, xbOstEdul1.1, whole genome shotgun sequence, a single window of DNA contains:
- the LOC125669646 gene encoding neprilysin-11-like yields the protein MTLTMPEESPDSGKYVVYTVTSDDSSTELEDGHVNFKDTEMDSLNGKQSPSHRPLRSYSSDSSKWSTYWSTREKCCCLWNITFILAIGALVFVVVYVTKRSANNGSFDANYTWNLSEIYVPNTISTEDSKLSKVCYTPECVRLSAEVRSRMNTSADPCENFYEYACGGYTVPLTWTTPRYREVPDALTQSYRSMIIDKLSSRIRSSDMPGVKIAKQAFQSCVMAPKRNMQQHFEDLIDSLEGEPMEINLGHGHSLTRLLAHAVKYYGVSPLFKVIRFENDKFAIINRFSDQRILDLSRIGQTVSSFRHLSPRDFYYLTPRDTKIIAYRQYVRNVVKLVFGNGTSSFSVAYLKLTLNEVLDFEMRLNKAMFAPSTVGSLGAMLNCTQRYTIGELQRSSAGYKIDWRTFLSILLNRNVTDNFAVCYSDISYDVTDILYDTQINVIKNFIKLQIILNSDITFANHIFINPFQDEELSSVKHSTKETKCVMCVQNVLPLGSIFKSKEDIFFNRNSSFTFSELKKSLIKVIDGMYWIPFKQRRTFISHANEAGILFTTDMRYKIYDNSVYSSLSNNTDFYQIVFGAIKRKHHYEMDGYIITPLFTNAVSYYDGLRQNIVLSPIADREPVFYHFASNALLFGSTGAFIAQILARVFDIDVILSHYLNGLIEQEVVFTFAHHFQCLVETFTKYTITDLSGKVHQANGALTKGENFRDMLALQVAYNAFQSNINWKDKHRLPALQLTEKQLFFVAFTQTFCERVSPRGIEIFYLKSDKTVTLPRHLRVKGMLSNFEHFSKDFNCRIGSSMNPVDRCVLF from the exons ATGACCCTGACGATGCCTGAGGAGAGTCCCGACTCCGGTAAATACGTGGTTTACACCGTTACTTCGGACGACAGTAGCACGGAACTAGAGGACGGACATGTGAATTTCAAAGATACCGAAATGGACTCGCTTAACGGCAAACAATCGCCATCACACCGACCTCTGAGGTCGTACTCATCAGATTCATCTAAATGGAGTACATACTGGTCAACAAGAGAAAAATGTTGTTGTCTGTGGAATATAACATTTATTCTGGCCATCGGAGCTCTTGTGTTTGTTGTGGTGTACGTAACGAAGCGAAGTGCCAATAACGGTTCGTTTGATGCAAACTACACCTGGAACCTCTCAGAAATATACGTTCCAAATACGATTTCAACCGAGGACTCCAAATTAAGCAAG gTCTGCTACACACCAGAATGTGTTCGCTTGTCAGCCGAAGTTCGCTCGCGGATGAATACAAGTGCTGATCCGTGTGAG AATTTCTACGAGTATGCTTGTGGTGGATACACCGTGCCGTTAACATGGACGACTCCAAGATATCGCGAGGTACCCGATGCTCTGACACAATCTTATAGGTCTATGATAATAG ATAAATTATCTTCAAGAATTCGAAGTTCAGATATGCCTGGTGTAAAGATTGCAAAACAAGCTTTTCAATCCTGTGTCATGGCACCAAAAAGAAATATGCAGCAACACT TTGAAGACCTGATTGACAGCTTAGAAGGAGAGCCAATGGAAATTAATTTAGGACATGGACATTCACTGACCAGGCTGTTGGCCCATGCTGTGAAATATTATGGAGTATCTCCATTGTTTAAAGTCATACGGTTCGAAAATGATAAATTTGCT ATTATAAACAGATTTTCGGACCAAAGAATTTTGGATCTCTCCAGAATAGGTCAAACGGTTTCATCTTTCCGACATCTCTCACCACGTGACTTTTATTACCTAACTCCACGTGATACG AAAATTATTGCTTACAGACAGTACGTCAGGAATGTGGTAAAACTGGTGTTCGGGAATGGTACCAGCAGTTTTTCTGTTGCCTACCTTAAATTGACACTAAATGAAGTGTTAGACTTTGAAATGCGACTTAACAAG GCGATGTTCGCACCGTCAACGGTTGGTTCACTTGGTGCCATGTTGAACTGCACACAGCGATATACAATAGGTGAACTTCAACGGTCTTCTGCTGGCTACAAGATCGACTGGAGAACATTCCTCAGCATACTTCTGAACCGAAATGTGACTGATAATTTTGCAGTTTGCTATTCAGATATttcatatgacgtcacagatataCTTTATGACACTCAAATTAATGTGATAAAGAATTTTATAAAACTTCAGATAATATTGAATTCGGACATAACATTCgcaaatcacattttcatcaATCCATTCCAAGATGAAGAGCTAAGCTCAGTGAAACATTCCACAAAAGAGACGAAATGCGTCATGTGTGTGCAAAATGTTTTACCTTTAGGTTCTATCTTCAAATCAAAAGAGGACATATTCTTCAACAGAAATTCATCATTCACTTTTTCCGAATTGAAGAAATCCCTGATAAAAGTGATTGATGGTATGTACTGGATACCATTTAAACAGAGAAGAACATTCATCTCGCATGCCAACGAAGCCGGTATTTTATTCACAACTGATATGAGATATAAGATTTATGATAATTCTGTGTATTCGTCATTATCCAATAACACAGACTTTTACCAAATCGTCTTTGGTGCTATTAAGCGGAAACATCATTATGAAATGGATGGATACATCATTACACCACTATTTACCAATGCAGTGTCCTACTATGATGGTCTGAGACAAAATATTG TTTTATCACCTATAGCGGACAGAGAGCCTGTATTTTACCACTTTGCGTCCAATGCTCTCCTATTCGGCTCAACGGGGGCTTTTATAGCGCAAATTCTAGCCAGGGTATTCGATATTGATG TTATTCTCTCGCATTATCTAAATGGCTTAATAGAACAAGAAGTTGTATTCACATTTGCTCATCACTTCCAATGTCTCGTCGAAACGTTTACGAAATATACGATCACAGACCTTAGCGGAAAAGTACACCAG GCAAATGGAGCTCTAACGAAAGGGGAGAATTTTAGGGATATGTTGGCCTTACAGGTAGCATATAAC GcctttcaatcaaatattaactGGAAAGACAAACATCGGCTTCCAGCATTACAACTAACAGAGAAACAATTATTTTTCGTGGCCTTTACACAG ACATTTTGTGAAAGAGTAAGCCCAAGAGGTATAGAGATTTTTTACTTAAAGAGTGACAAAACAGTCACGCTACCGAGACATTTACG GGTAAAGGGAATGTTATCGAATTTTGAGCACTTTTCTAAAGATTTCAACTGCCGGATTGGGTCTTCTATGAATCCTGTAGATAGATGTGTTCTGTTTTAA